From Coraliomargarita sinensis, a single genomic window includes:
- a CDS encoding sulfatase family protein, whose protein sequence is MEYRRTICRYLLPATCLLWIAAWATGCRTTPSTAAQNQPNIVILYADDLGYGDLGCYNPDSKIPTPHLDRLAGEGMRFTDGHSSSGICTPSRYALLTGRHHWRKFHGIVGIFGASAFDAEELTLPEMLQQSGYTTAAIGKWHLGWDWSSIVREEKRDQFDPTDRRASYRPELFDWSRAIPDGPLAHGFDYYFGDTVINFPPYCWIENDRVVEAPDRMMDTKAWKPIKEGHWECRPGPMVTGWDPYENIPTTTEKGVRKIHELAKGEEPFFLYFAFPSPHAPIIPNDAFDGRSEAGPYGDFVVETDDACGQLLKALEDAGVAENTLVIFSADNGPEKYAYPRFEKYGHWSSDPLRGLKRDIYEGGHRVPFIVKWPGVTPEGVVNKSLISQIDLMATIAATVGYELPDDQAEDSHNQLSVLRGAPGGSRRSHIHNTFKDKFAIRHDQWLLINAEDGYHSGGYEAWEEAFDYPADNQLPVELYDLRRDIGQRRNLADAHPAVVTELQGLLTRIREQGHSAPRLRRD, encoded by the coding sequence ATGGAATACCGGAGAACCATCTGCCGCTACCTTTTGCCTGCCACCTGCCTGCTGTGGATCGCCGCATGGGCAACCGGTTGTCGAACCACGCCATCGACCGCCGCACAAAATCAGCCGAATATCGTGATCCTATATGCCGACGACCTCGGTTACGGCGACCTCGGTTGTTACAACCCGGATTCAAAAATCCCTACACCCCATTTGGATCGGCTGGCCGGCGAAGGCATGCGCTTCACCGACGGCCATTCTTCCTCCGGCATCTGCACCCCCAGCCGCTACGCCCTGTTGACCGGCCGCCATCACTGGCGGAAATTCCACGGTATCGTGGGAATATTCGGGGCATCCGCCTTCGACGCGGAGGAACTTACCCTGCCTGAAATGCTGCAACAGAGCGGCTACACGACCGCCGCCATCGGCAAATGGCACCTCGGCTGGGACTGGAGCTCGATCGTGAGGGAGGAGAAACGGGATCAATTTGACCCGACCGATCGCCGGGCCAGCTACCGCCCGGAGCTCTTCGACTGGAGCCGGGCGATTCCCGACGGACCGCTGGCCCACGGCTTCGATTATTACTTTGGCGATACCGTGATCAATTTCCCACCCTACTGCTGGATCGAGAACGACCGGGTGGTCGAGGCGCCGGACAGGATGATGGATACGAAAGCATGGAAGCCCATCAAGGAGGGTCACTGGGAGTGTCGCCCCGGGCCTATGGTGACCGGCTGGGATCCCTACGAAAATATTCCCACCACCACGGAGAAGGGCGTGCGGAAAATTCACGAGCTTGCTAAAGGCGAAGAGCCCTTTTTCCTCTATTTCGCCTTTCCTTCACCCCACGCGCCGATCATTCCAAACGACGCCTTTGACGGTCGTTCTGAAGCCGGCCCTTACGGCGACTTTGTAGTCGAAACCGACGACGCCTGTGGGCAGCTGCTGAAGGCGCTCGAGGACGCCGGCGTGGCCGAAAACACCCTCGTCATCTTTTCCGCCGACAACGGCCCGGAAAAATACGCCTACCCGCGCTTCGAGAAATACGGCCACTGGTCCTCCGACCCCCTGCGCGGCCTGAAACGGGATATTTACGAAGGCGGACACCGCGTACCCTTCATCGTCAAATGGCCGGGGGTGACCCCTGAGGGTGTTGTGAACAAAAGCCTGATTTCACAGATCGACCTCATGGCGACGATTGCGGCAACCGTCGGCTACGAGCTGCCCGACGACCAGGCGGAAGACTCACATAATCAATTATCAGTGCTCCGGGGCGCGCCCGGGGGAAGCCGCCGCAGCCACATCCACAACACCTTCAAAGACAAGTTCGCCATCCGTCACGATCAGTGGCTTCTCATCAATGCGGAGGACGGTTACCACTCGGGCGGATACGAGGCCTGGGAAGAAGCCTTCGATTACCCCGCCGACAACCAGCTTCCGGTCGAACTCTACGACCTCCGCCGGGACATCGGCCAGCGCCGCAACCTGGCCGATGCGCACCCCGCGGTCGTGACTGAGCTACAGGGCCTGCTGACACGAATTCGCGAGCAGGGCCACTCGGCCCCGCGGTTGAGGCGGGACTGA
- a CDS encoding sulfatase family protein: MMVSANAVFLSALIFLLSNVHIAAEVLDQFSGRPNIVFIFADDWGYGDLGVHGSRFLKTPNLDAMAAEGTDFQNFWVNNPVCSPSRAAIMTGQFPARHRIHGHFSHVASHVERGMPDWLDPEQTMLPRLLQEAGYKTGHFGKWHLTNTRVPDAPTPSVYGFDEYGAYNLSGEQMPVEATCSRTIDFIRRHKDQPFFVNVWIHETHTPHYPKEKYLQQFDHLGEQERVYAAVVAEADAEIGRILNTLDELGLTDNTLVIFSSDNGPEVEGGEAQRYSADASTGPGLGRMYSVGETGGLSGQKRSLLAGGLRVPFIACWPGQVPAGRVDRTAVMAGVDLLPTFSALANASLPAGFQPDGENILPALAGGDFERTKPLFWEWRNSDEFRDWWPRYGVQAGQWRMVMNGDASRLHLYDMEEDWVERHNLAAAHPDVVDRLRAKLKEWVATLPTGPAEAGLSAARGDL; this comes from the coding sequence ATGATGGTATCCGCCAACGCCGTTTTTCTGTCCGCGTTAATCTTCTTGCTGTCCAATGTCCACATTGCGGCTGAGGTCCTAGATCAATTTTCCGGGCGCCCAAATATCGTTTTCATCTTCGCTGATGACTGGGGTTACGGCGACTTGGGTGTCCACGGAAGTCGCTTTCTCAAGACGCCGAACCTCGATGCCATGGCGGCGGAGGGCACTGATTTCCAGAATTTCTGGGTGAATAACCCGGTATGCTCGCCCAGTCGCGCCGCGATCATGACCGGGCAGTTTCCGGCGCGGCATCGCATCCACGGCCATTTTTCTCATGTCGCCAGCCACGTTGAGCGGGGCATGCCAGATTGGCTCGATCCAGAGCAGACAATGCTGCCCCGGTTGCTCCAAGAAGCTGGTTATAAGACCGGTCACTTCGGCAAGTGGCACCTCACGAACACGCGGGTGCCCGATGCCCCGACACCGAGCGTTTACGGGTTCGATGAATACGGGGCCTACAATCTCTCGGGGGAGCAGATGCCGGTCGAGGCGACTTGCTCGCGAACAATCGACTTTATCCGTCGCCACAAGGATCAGCCTTTTTTTGTCAATGTCTGGATTCACGAGACACATACGCCGCACTATCCCAAGGAGAAATATCTGCAGCAATTCGACCATCTTGGTGAACAGGAACGCGTCTATGCCGCGGTGGTGGCTGAGGCGGATGCGGAAATTGGTCGGATCCTGAATACCCTGGACGAACTCGGGCTGACCGATAACACGCTTGTGATCTTCAGTTCGGACAACGGCCCGGAAGTGGAGGGCGGTGAGGCGCAGCGGTATTCAGCCGACGCCTCGACGGGGCCGGGCTTGGGTCGAATGTATTCGGTGGGCGAAACAGGCGGGTTGTCCGGGCAAAAGCGCTCCTTGTTGGCCGGGGGGCTTCGGGTTCCCTTTATCGCTTGCTGGCCGGGGCAGGTGCCGGCTGGCCGGGTCGACCGGACCGCGGTCATGGCCGGTGTCGATCTACTGCCGACTTTTTCTGCCCTGGCAAATGCGTCGCTACCCGCGGGCTTCCAGCCGGACGGGGAAAATATCCTGCCGGCCTTGGCGGGCGGGGATTTCGAGCGCACGAAACCGCTCTTCTGGGAATGGCGTAACAGCGACGAGTTCCGGGACTGGTGGCCGCGCTACGGCGTGCAGGCGGGGCAATGGCGGATGGTCATGAACGGGGATGCCAGCCGTCTACACCTCTACGACATGGAGGAGGATTGGGTCGAACGGCACAACCTCGCCGCCGCTCATCCGGACGTCGTGGATCGCCTTCGCGCCAAGCTTAAGGAATGGGTGGCCACGCTGCCGACGGGTCCGGCCGAGGCAGGGCTTTCCGCGGCACGGGGGGACCTGTAA
- a CDS encoding alpha/beta hydrolase — MTRYSIACLLLSLGLAGCVSTKHPTTVELEGETISVTPKKYPPTIRDVAYGPHERNKLDFWQAESDEPTPLVFYIHGGGWISGSKEANSGPSLNLLDQGVSYVSINYRLARGENTLPCSLNDAARALQFVRSKAEEWNIDPERIIASGGSAGGCSSLWLAYHDDLADPDSDDPVERQSTRIQAAAAIKAQSTINPWVVQERLGPSASSHPMIWETVGASSLEALFANWEEYKAISTEASPITHLSKDDPPVFIVYGSDTPAPPESDGIHHVGFGRLLQEQCKPLNLECTLVFANKATRQAALDEFILKRFQALEE, encoded by the coding sequence ATGACTCGATACTCCATCGCTTGCCTTCTGCTCAGCCTCGGTCTGGCGGGCTGCGTCAGCACGAAACATCCGACCACGGTCGAACTGGAGGGCGAGACCATCTCGGTCACCCCAAAGAAATATCCACCGACTATCCGTGATGTCGCCTACGGTCCACACGAGCGGAACAAGCTCGACTTCTGGCAGGCGGAATCCGACGAACCGACCCCGCTGGTATTTTACATCCACGGGGGCGGCTGGATCTCCGGCAGCAAGGAAGCGAACAGCGGCCCTTCACTCAACCTTCTTGATCAGGGCGTGTCCTACGTCAGCATCAACTACCGGTTGGCGCGCGGGGAAAACACCCTGCCCTGCAGCCTGAACGACGCGGCCCGGGCCCTGCAATTCGTCCGCAGCAAGGCGGAGGAGTGGAACATTGATCCCGAGCGCATCATCGCTTCCGGAGGCTCGGCGGGGGGATGCTCCAGCTTGTGGCTGGCTTATCACGATGACCTGGCCGACCCGGATAGCGACGACCCCGTCGAGCGACAGTCGACCCGAATCCAAGCGGCGGCCGCTATCAAAGCCCAAAGCACGATCAACCCCTGGGTCGTGCAGGAGCGACTCGGGCCCAGCGCATCCAGTCACCCCATGATTTGGGAAACGGTGGGCGCGTCCAGCCTCGAGGCACTCTTTGCCAATTGGGAGGAATACAAGGCGATCTCCACCGAGGCCTCTCCAATTACCCATCTCAGCAAGGACGACCCGCCGGTCTTCATTGTCTACGGCTCCGATACCCCCGCCCCGCCTGAAAGCGACGGAATCCATCATGTCGGATTCGGCCGTCTCTTACAGGAGCAATGCAAGCCACTGAACCTTGAATGTACTCTTGTCTTTGCAAACAAAGCGACCCGACAGGCAGCCTTGGACGAATTTATCCTGAAACGTTTTCAAGCACTTGAAGAGTAA